A single region of the Bacteroides luhongzhouii genome encodes:
- a CDS encoding N-acetylmuramoyl-L-alanine amidase-like domain-containing protein, translated as MRRLLSIIVSLVTAISFAQQPVELPLWPDGAPNSSGLTGEEQETRPHFVTNVTHPTMTVYHPEKPNGMAIIMCPGGGYRGLGMDGEGYDMAPWFCGQGITYIVLKYRMPNGHWEVPVSDAEQAIRMVRQHAKEWNVNPYKVGLMGASAGGHLTATLATHYNSETRPDFQILLYPVVTMMQITRGNTRTALLGKNPTMEQIQKFSAELQVTPDTPQAFIALTSDDPSVAPYHGVNYYLALQKNKVPATLHVYPTGGHGWGFQDHFKYKQQWTQELEKWLRDGVVFPENPEPMLRIGKSYLGTKYVANTLDQDGEESLIIQTNAVDCLTFVEYTLAQALGSSFADNLQKIRYRDGIINGYPSRLHYTSEWIENGIRHGFLTDITAQNSAHTQKLSLSYMSTHPKQYKKLADSPENVRQMAEYEKAISGKVVHWLPKSELPETGLPWIMNGDIIAITTKMPGLDISHVGIAEYKNGKLHLLHASSTLGKVVVSHEPLNHMLNNNKSWTGIRVVRMSHSKNN; from the coding sequence ATGAGGAGACTATTATCCATTATAGTATCGCTTGTAACTGCCATATCATTTGCGCAGCAACCCGTCGAGCTACCCTTGTGGCCCGACGGCGCTCCCAACTCCAGTGGACTAACCGGAGAAGAGCAGGAAACGCGTCCTCATTTTGTCACTAATGTCACGCATCCCACCATGACGGTCTACCACCCGGAAAAGCCGAATGGAATGGCTATTATCATGTGCCCCGGAGGCGGTTATCGTGGTCTAGGTATGGATGGAGAGGGGTATGATATGGCTCCCTGGTTCTGCGGACAAGGTATTACCTATATTGTATTAAAATACCGGATGCCGAACGGACATTGGGAAGTCCCCGTATCAGACGCCGAACAAGCCATTCGCATGGTACGTCAACATGCCAAAGAATGGAATGTCAATCCTTATAAGGTAGGATTAATGGGAGCCTCTGCGGGAGGACATTTAACTGCTACACTCGCCACTCACTATAATTCGGAAACACGTCCGGACTTTCAGATATTACTTTATCCAGTGGTTACGATGATGCAAATTACCCGTGGAAATACAAGAACTGCATTGCTTGGCAAAAATCCCACAATGGAACAAATACAGAAGTTTTCTGCCGAATTGCAAGTAACTCCCGATACTCCACAAGCATTTATCGCTCTTACCTCCGACGACCCTTCCGTAGCACCTTATCACGGAGTGAACTATTACCTCGCTTTACAAAAAAACAAGGTTCCGGCAACTCTCCATGTTTATCCTACCGGAGGACATGGCTGGGGATTTCAGGACCATTTTAAATATAAGCAACAATGGACACAAGAATTGGAAAAATGGTTGCGCGACGGTGTTGTATTCCCGGAAAATCCCGAGCCCATGTTACGAATCGGGAAATCATACCTGGGAACTAAATACGTGGCTAACACATTAGACCAAGACGGAGAAGAATCATTAATAATCCAGACTAATGCCGTAGATTGCCTCACTTTCGTAGAATATACGCTAGCACAAGCATTGGGCTCTTCCTTTGCTGACAATCTGCAAAAAATACGTTATCGAGACGGCATCATCAACGGATATCCTTCCCGGTTGCATTATACTTCCGAATGGATTGAGAACGGGATCCGCCATGGATTCCTCACCGATATTACTGCCCAAAACAGTGCACATACTCAAAAATTATCTCTTTCGTATATGTCTACCCATCCCAAGCAATATAAAAAATTGGCTGATTCGCCAGAAAATGTACGACAAATGGCCGAATATGAAAAAGCAATCTCCGGAAAAGTCGTACATTGGTTACCGAAAAGCGAACTGCCGGAAACGGGATTGCCCTGGATCATGAATGGAGATATCATTGCTATCACAACGAAGATGCCTGGACTGGACATCTCTCATGTGGGAATAGCAGAATATAAAAATGGGAAACTGCACCTGCTGCACGCTTCTTCTACATTGGGGAAAGTAGTTGTCAGCCACGAACCTCTCAATCACATGCTAAACAACAATAAATCGTGGACAGGCATACGTGTTGTCCGGATGTCTCACTCTAAAAATAACTGA
- a CDS encoding OPT family oligopeptide transporter, with product MKQEEDKFTGLPENAFRELKPGEVYNPLMGPSKNYPEVNIWSVTWGIAMAILFSAAAAYLGLKVGQVFEAAIPIAIIAVGVSGAAKRKNALGENVIIQSIGACSGVIVAGAIFTLPALYILQAKYPEMTVTFMQVFISSLLGGVLGILFLIPFRKYFVSDMHGKYPFPEATATTQVLISGEKGGSQAKPLLMAGMIGGLYDFIVATFGWWNENFTTRVCSAGEMLAEKAKLVFKVNTGAAVLGLGYIVGLKYASIICAGSLAVWWIIIPGMSAIWGDSVLNAWNPEITSTVGMMSPEEIFKYYAKSIGIGGIAMAGVIGIMRSWSIIKSAVGLAAKEMGGKGNVEKSIIRTQRDLSMKIIAIGSIITLILIVLFFYLDVMQGNLLHTLVAIVLVAGISFLFTTVAANAIAIVGTNPVSGMTLMTLILASVVMVAVGLKGPSGMVAALVMGGVVCTALSMAGGFITDLKIGYWLGSTPAKQETWKFLGTIVSAATVGGVMIILNKTYGFTSGALAAPQANAMAAVIEPLMSGVGAPWLLYGIGAVLAIILTLCKIPALAFALGMFIPLELNVPLVVGGAVNWFVTTRSKDATLNTERGEKGTLLASGFIAGGALMGVISAAMRFGGINLVNETWLNNTWSEVLALGAYALLILYFIKASMKIK from the coding sequence ATGAAACAAGAAGAAGACAAATTCACCGGATTACCCGAGAATGCGTTCAGAGAGTTGAAACCCGGAGAAGTGTACAACCCGTTGATGGGTCCCTCAAAAAATTATCCGGAAGTTAATATCTGGTCAGTAACATGGGGTATTGCCATGGCAATCCTTTTCTCAGCCGCCGCTGCCTATCTAGGATTGAAGGTCGGACAGGTATTTGAAGCAGCTATTCCAATTGCGATCATTGCCGTAGGAGTTTCCGGAGCTGCCAAAAGAAAAAATGCGTTGGGAGAAAATGTGATTATCCAGTCTATCGGAGCTTGTTCCGGAGTAATCGTTGCCGGAGCTATCTTCACCCTCCCCGCTCTTTATATTCTCCAAGCTAAATATCCCGAGATGACAGTTACTTTCATGCAGGTATTCATCAGCTCTTTATTGGGTGGCGTATTGGGTATTCTATTCCTTATTCCTTTCCGTAAATACTTCGTCAGCGACATGCATGGAAAATATCCTTTCCCTGAAGCAACAGCCACGACACAAGTGTTGATCTCCGGAGAAAAAGGCGGCAGCCAGGCTAAACCGTTATTGATGGCAGGTATGATCGGCGGATTATATGACTTCATCGTAGCAACATTCGGATGGTGGAACGAGAACTTTACTACCCGTGTTTGCAGTGCCGGAGAAATGCTGGCAGAAAAGGCGAAGTTGGTATTCAAGGTAAACACCGGTGCTGCTGTGCTTGGTTTGGGATATATCGTCGGACTGAAATATGCTTCCATCATTTGTGCCGGTTCACTGGCTGTGTGGTGGATTATCATTCCGGGAATGTCTGCTATCTGGGGAGACAGTGTACTGAATGCTTGGAATCCGGAAATTACCTCTACCGTAGGAATGATGAGTCCGGAAGAAATATTCAAATATTATGCTAAGAGTATCGGTATTGGTGGTATCGCTATGGCAGGTGTGATCGGTATTATGCGTTCCTGGAGCATCATTAAAAGTGCTGTCGGACTGGCAGCAAAAGAGATGGGTGGTAAAGGGAATGTAGAGAAAAGCATTATCCGTACCCAACGGGATCTTTCAATGAAGATTATTGCCATCGGTTCCATCATCACACTGATATTAATTGTATTATTCTTCTACCTTGATGTCATGCAAGGAAATTTGTTGCATACATTGGTAGCCATTGTTCTGGTTGCCGGCATCTCTTTCCTGTTCACCACAGTAGCAGCTAATGCCATTGCGATTGTTGGTACTAATCCTGTTTCGGGAATGACATTGATGACGCTGATTTTGGCTTCCGTAGTGATGGTAGCCGTCGGACTGAAAGGTCCTTCAGGCATGGTTGCCGCATTGGTAATGGGTGGCGTAGTATGTACCGCACTGTCGATGGCAGGAGGTTTTATCACCGACTTGAAGATTGGTTACTGGCTCGGAAGTACGCCTGCCAAACAGGAAACATGGAAGTTCTTGGGAACGATCGTATCAGCTGCAACAGTAGGCGGTGTAATGATTATCCTGAATAAAACATACGGATTTACAAGTGGCGCACTGGCTGCTCCGCAAGCAAATGCGATGGCGGCCGTTATCGAACCGCTAATGAGTGGTGTAGGTGCACCCTGGTTGTTATATGGCATTGGTGCTGTCTTAGCAATTATTCTGACTCTTTGTAAAATTCCTGCATTAGCTTTTGCATTGGGTATGTTTATTCCATTAGAACTGAATGTGCCGCTGGTAGTGGGTGGAGCAGTGAATTGGTTTGTTACAACGCGCAGCAAAGATGCAACTCTGAATACGGAAAGAGGTGAAAAAGGAACCTTACTGGCATCCGGTTTCATTGCCGGAGGTGCATTGATGGGAGTAATCAGTGCCGCGATGCGCTTTGGTGGAATCAATCTGGTTAATGAGACATGGTTGAACAATACTTGGTCAGAAGTGTTGGCATTAGGAGCATATGCATTATTGATTCTTTACTTTATAAAGGCTTCAATGAAAATTAAATAA
- a CDS encoding DUF1573 domain-containing protein: protein MKKILFLMTLLVMGVSFTFAQTNADIKFDKTTHDFGKFSENSPVVSCTFTFTNIGDAPLVIHQAVASCGCTVPEYTKEPIMPGKKGTIKVTYNGTGKYPGHFKKSITLRTNAKTEMVRLYIEGDMTAKDAK from the coding sequence ATGAAAAAGATACTTTTTTTAATGACCCTGTTAGTAATGGGCGTAAGCTTTACATTTGCGCAAACAAATGCAGATATCAAGTTTGACAAAACGACTCACGATTTCGGTAAGTTTTCTGAAAACAGCCCGGTTGTCAGTTGCACATTTACCTTTACTAATATAGGTGATGCCCCTCTGGTGATCCATCAGGCTGTAGCCTCTTGCGGATGTACAGTACCCGAATATACAAAGGAGCCCATCATGCCGGGTAAAAAAGGAACAATCAAGGTGACTTATAACGGAACAGGCAAATATCCGGGACATTTCAAGAAATCAATCACCTTGCGTACCAACGCCAAAACAGAGATGGTAAGATTGTATATTGAGGGCGATATGACAGCAAAAGATGCAAAGTAG